Proteins from a genomic interval of Arthrobacter sp. CAN_C5:
- the purU gene encoding formyltetrahydrofolate deformylase, with protein MEPNNEVEHILALHCPERPGIVHAVSGFLLEQERDIVELKQFGDRQSGHFFMRVHVAGPDVDGLTESMQAAFSPIAEELDLTWRLEPLGTRRRVLIMVSKFGHCLNDLLYRSRMGELPIDIVAVVSNHPDHQDLVEWHNIPFFHVPVTADTKPAAEERLMELVDQLDVELVVLARYMQVLSDELTRRLNGRAINIHHSFLPSFKGAKPYHQAHARGVKTVGATAHYVNAELDEGPIISQQVVEVDHTYSADDLVTAGRDTERKALSNAVRWHCEGRVFLHGNRTVVLK; from the coding sequence ATGGAACCGAACAACGAGGTTGAACACATCCTGGCACTTCACTGTCCGGAACGCCCGGGGATTGTCCACGCGGTTTCCGGCTTCCTCCTGGAGCAGGAGCGGGACATTGTTGAACTCAAGCAGTTCGGGGACCGGCAGTCGGGACACTTCTTCATGCGTGTTCACGTGGCCGGGCCCGACGTCGACGGACTGACCGAATCGATGCAGGCCGCGTTCAGCCCGATCGCCGAGGAGCTCGACCTGACGTGGCGACTGGAGCCCCTGGGCACCAGGCGCAGGGTCCTGATCATGGTCTCGAAGTTTGGGCATTGCCTGAACGACCTGCTCTACCGGTCACGGATGGGTGAACTCCCGATCGACATCGTTGCAGTGGTGTCCAACCATCCGGACCACCAGGACCTGGTCGAGTGGCACAACATCCCGTTCTTCCACGTACCCGTCACCGCCGACACCAAACCGGCCGCGGAAGAACGCCTCATGGAGCTCGTGGACCAGCTCGACGTCGAACTGGTGGTGTTGGCGCGCTACATGCAGGTGCTGAGCGATGAGCTGACCCGCCGTCTCAATGGCCGCGCCATCAACATCCACCACTCTTTCCTGCCCAGCTTCAAGGGTGCGAAGCCCTACCACCAGGCTCATGCGCGGGGTGTGAAGACTGTTGGTGCCACCGCACACTACGTCAACGCAGAGCTGGACGAGGGCCCGATCATCTCCCAGCAGGTGGTCGAAGTGGATCACACCTACAGCGCTGACGATCTGGTGACCGCGGGGCGGGACACGGAGCGGAAGGCCCTGTCCAACGCAGTCCGCTGGCACTGCGAGGGGCGTGTCTTCCTCCACGGAAACAGGACAGTGGTCTTGAAGTAG
- a CDS encoding cupin domain-containing protein yields MSKTSLTALQSHQLEIAVHAPSGRSAHTIVGGPEKVMRQTVIALRGGSRLSEHENPGEATVQVLHGRVELTAGQDTWNGLPGDLLVVPDSRHALEAIEDSVVLLTVAKHQ; encoded by the coding sequence TTGAGTAAAACGTCCCTGACCGCGCTGCAGAGCCATCAACTGGAGATCGCTGTGCACGCACCGAGTGGCCGCAGCGCGCACACCATAGTCGGTGGGCCTGAGAAGGTCATGCGCCAAACCGTGATCGCGCTCCGGGGCGGCAGCCGACTGAGCGAACACGAGAATCCGGGTGAAGCGACCGTGCAAGTGCTCCACGGTCGCGTGGAATTGACCGCTGGGCAGGATACCTGGAACGGGTTACCCGGCGATCTCCTTGTTGTTCCCGATTCACGGCACGCCCTGGAGGCAATTGAAGACTCGGTAGTGCTCCTGACCGTCGCCAAACACCAGTAA
- a CDS encoding universal stress protein, with protein METPSDAHQRAIVVGVDGSPSSVAALQLAMSLVPLAGDVVHAVAAWHHPVALSVYTPLDWNYEEVAGKALDQALIDAFPEGIPAVVDRRIRQGNAAKVLIDESERASMVVVGSRGHGGFAGLLLGSVSSTVAERAPCPVLVSHGGLETATAGSGTLPGVGASAGQVN; from the coding sequence ATGGAAACACCATCCGACGCCCACCAACGTGCCATTGTGGTCGGCGTGGATGGGTCACCGTCGTCTGTTGCCGCCCTGCAGCTGGCGATGAGTCTGGTTCCGCTCGCGGGCGACGTGGTTCATGCCGTTGCAGCGTGGCACCACCCCGTTGCCCTCAGCGTGTACACGCCCCTGGATTGGAACTATGAGGAAGTAGCGGGGAAGGCACTCGACCAGGCGCTGATTGATGCGTTCCCCGAAGGAATTCCCGCCGTGGTTGACCGCCGTATTCGTCAAGGAAACGCTGCGAAAGTGCTCATTGACGAGAGCGAGCGTGCCTCGATGGTGGTCGTCGGCTCACGGGGACACGGTGGATTTGCAGGCCTGCTGCTGGGATCGGTGAGTTCAACGGTCGCCGAGCGGGCCCCTTGCCCCGTCCTCGTCTCACATGGTGGCCTGGAGACAGCAACAGCTGGCTCCGGCACCCTGCCCGGCGTGGGAGCCTCCGCTGGTCAAGTCAATTGA
- a CDS encoding FAD-binding oxidoreductase yields the protein MLSDTSRPVIAATLPVVGENIGEIAKRFYVHMFEDRPELLDGLFNRGNQADGRQQQALAGSVAAFAGMLVNQPDEMPDHLMSRISHKHVSLGLQADQYQVVHEHLMWAIVDVLGDAVTAVVAAAWDEVYWLMANMLINQERTMYAAVNLTPESVWRTWRVTEKIQETDDVVTFVVERIDAREVKPSLPGQYVTLKALMPDGIHQPRQYSLTQADDGLHRQFSVKRVHGLPTPDGEVSNLLCSSVEVGDEVVLSAPFGDVVLAAGGRPVVFASAGIGITPMAGMISHLAQSESTRSVTLLHADNSNASFALKDQVSADLAGLADASLTTWLLEPSQDETPPGELAGFMDLSTLALPDDAEYYLCGPLAFMQSVRSSLILRGIPAKDIQYEVFGPDLWLADFQ from the coding sequence ATGCTTTCTGATACATCCCGGCCGGTCATCGCAGCGACGCTTCCGGTTGTTGGCGAGAATATCGGCGAAATCGCTAAGCGGTTCTATGTCCACATGTTCGAGGACCGGCCGGAGTTGCTGGACGGGCTCTTCAACCGCGGAAACCAGGCGGATGGACGACAGCAGCAGGCGCTGGCTGGATCCGTTGCTGCCTTCGCCGGCATGCTGGTGAATCAGCCCGACGAAATGCCGGATCACCTGATGTCGCGGATTTCCCACAAGCATGTCTCACTGGGGCTTCAAGCAGATCAGTACCAGGTGGTGCACGAACATCTCATGTGGGCAATCGTCGACGTTCTTGGAGATGCTGTGACAGCGGTGGTGGCAGCTGCCTGGGACGAGGTGTACTGGCTGATGGCCAACATGCTGATCAACCAGGAACGCACCATGTACGCCGCCGTAAACCTGACACCGGAATCCGTCTGGCGCACCTGGCGGGTCACCGAGAAGATTCAGGAAACCGACGACGTCGTCACTTTTGTCGTGGAGCGCATCGACGCCCGTGAGGTGAAACCGTCGTTGCCCGGCCAATACGTAACGTTGAAGGCCCTGATGCCCGACGGCATCCACCAGCCGCGGCAGTACAGCCTCACCCAGGCTGATGACGGTCTGCACCGGCAGTTCTCCGTCAAACGGGTTCATGGCCTTCCCACCCCCGACGGTGAGGTGTCCAACCTGTTGTGCTCGAGCGTCGAGGTGGGGGATGAGGTGGTGCTCTCGGCCCCTTTCGGCGACGTGGTGCTCGCTGCCGGCGGCAGGCCGGTGGTATTCGCCAGCGCGGGGATCGGCATCACACCGATGGCAGGGATGATCTCCCACCTCGCCCAGTCCGAGTCCACCCGCAGCGTGACTCTGCTGCACGCAGACAATTCAAACGCTTCCTTTGCCCTGAAGGACCAGGTGAGCGCGGACCTGGCGGGCCTTGCTGACGCGTCGCTCACCACCTGGTTGCTTGAACCGTCACAAGACGAGACCCCGCCGGGCGAACTCGCAGGCTTTATGGATCTGAGCACCCTGGCGCTGCCCGACGACGCCGAGTACTACCTGTGCGGACCCCTGGCCTTCATGCAATCGGTGCGCAGTTCACTCATCCTGCGCGGTATCCCCGCGAAAGACATCCAGTACGAGGTCTTCGGCCCCGACCTTTGGCTCGCCGACTTCCAGTAA
- a CDS encoding beta-galactosidase: MNPPTTSPLSLTHRPWTAAQTRPTMANLHDQHTRIGLTTRYLERDGAPYIPVSGEFHFSRVPRRDWARRLQAMRAGGITTVATYVFWIHHQPQSEQPPDFAGHLDLAAFVELCAAHDLDVVLRIGPWCHGEVRNGGFPDWVQNAPVQHRTDDPPYLELVRGWFTAIAAQLPGRFGDTSRIIGIQLEIEIYDQPQHILTLKRMARDCGMSAPLWMATGWGSAELPPDEVLPMYGGYADGFWVDADADWDPTFREHYFFSHVWDDPGIGADILLMNGGQRPDSRGTVSPQFPPVTCELGGGMATAYHRRPLLSGADIAAVANAKIGNGSAWQGYYMYVGGTNPGPGLQESQSTGYPNDMPEFDYDFHAPVGASGRLNETHAMLRRQHAFLAAVGSRLATMPSSLPDRMPGGVQDKEVLRWAVRSDGTSGFVFINCHQPHDPLSPLPGATFDLQLGKESLSFPDQPITIFPGTVARWPFRLEVGKLTIQWATASLLTLLDRPVGGTVAVLTAEPGASVAVALEDGTVLRPPNDQVFVHAVGDDAVVVLPSATADLAWVVDGTLYLSADELDAADDDVVTWVRTPGPPPQIFDTDSLAFVSLTPTEPTVRSHPGRRPVTAEQLQTAKPPAPGYGSHQGRASAPGHEMLVNEGAAFRLQLPSEAIAESALELEIDWVGDVAVLEADGRVIADRFWDGTSWTVDLGPAEEAPRELILRVLPLHPDAQVWLDPSARTDPQEQGLISAAVYSARAVRHSVAAVSARRTWITR, from the coding sequence GTGAACCCGCCAACGACGTCCCCACTGTCCCTGACCCATCGGCCCTGGACAGCCGCGCAGACGAGGCCGACGATGGCGAACCTTCACGATCAACACACCCGGATTGGCCTGACCACCCGCTATCTGGAACGCGACGGCGCCCCCTACATCCCGGTGTCGGGCGAGTTTCACTTCAGCCGTGTTCCACGCCGGGACTGGGCCCGCCGACTGCAGGCAATGCGGGCCGGTGGCATCACCACCGTCGCCACCTATGTGTTCTGGATCCACCACCAACCGCAGAGCGAGCAGCCGCCGGACTTCGCCGGCCACCTCGACCTCGCAGCGTTTGTCGAGCTGTGCGCCGCCCACGATCTGGACGTGGTGCTCCGGATCGGACCGTGGTGCCACGGCGAGGTCCGCAACGGTGGGTTCCCCGACTGGGTCCAGAATGCGCCGGTCCAGCATCGGACGGATGACCCACCGTACCTGGAGCTGGTCCGCGGGTGGTTCACGGCGATCGCGGCGCAGCTTCCCGGGCGTTTCGGTGACACCTCGCGCATCATCGGGATCCAGCTGGAAATTGAGATCTATGACCAGCCCCAGCACATCCTCACCCTGAAGCGGATGGCACGCGACTGTGGGATGTCCGCCCCGCTGTGGATGGCGACGGGCTGGGGCAGCGCGGAACTGCCGCCGGATGAGGTGCTGCCCATGTACGGAGGGTACGCGGACGGATTCTGGGTTGACGCCGACGCCGACTGGGACCCGACGTTCCGTGAACACTACTTCTTCTCCCATGTGTGGGACGATCCCGGAATCGGCGCGGACATCCTCCTGATGAACGGTGGCCAGCGGCCAGACAGCCGCGGGACCGTCTCGCCCCAGTTCCCGCCGGTGACCTGTGAGCTTGGCGGCGGAATGGCCACGGCCTATCACCGCCGTCCACTGCTCTCCGGCGCCGATATCGCTGCCGTCGCCAACGCAAAGATCGGCAACGGGTCGGCCTGGCAGGGATACTACATGTACGTCGGGGGAACCAACCCGGGTCCCGGACTCCAGGAATCACAATCCACCGGCTACCCCAATGACATGCCGGAGTTCGACTACGACTTCCACGCCCCGGTCGGCGCCTCGGGCCGACTCAACGAAACCCACGCCATGCTGCGACGGCAGCATGCGTTCCTCGCAGCGGTCGGAAGCCGGTTGGCGACGATGCCTTCCTCCCTGCCGGACCGAATGCCGGGGGGAGTGCAGGACAAGGAGGTGCTCCGGTGGGCGGTCCGCAGCGATGGCACCAGCGGGTTTGTCTTCATCAACTGTCACCAGCCGCACGACCCACTCAGCCCACTGCCCGGGGCCACGTTCGACCTGCAGCTCGGCAAGGAATCGCTGAGCTTCCCCGACCAGCCGATCACCATCTTCCCTGGAACTGTCGCACGGTGGCCGTTCAGGCTCGAAGTGGGGAAACTGACCATCCAGTGGGCGACGGCCAGCCTCCTCACGCTCCTTGACCGGCCGGTCGGGGGCACCGTGGCGGTGTTGACGGCGGAACCAGGGGCCTCGGTGGCTGTCGCTTTGGAGGATGGGACGGTGCTCCGCCCACCGAATGACCAGGTGTTCGTCCACGCGGTAGGTGACGACGCCGTCGTCGTCCTTCCATCCGCAACCGCGGATCTGGCGTGGGTGGTGGACGGCACCCTCTACCTCTCCGCAGACGAACTGGATGCCGCCGACGACGACGTCGTCACCTGGGTGCGGACGCCAGGACCTCCGCCGCAGATCTTCGATACCGACTCGCTCGCATTCGTCTCCCTGACGCCGACTGAACCGACGGTCCGGTCTCACCCCGGACGGCGGCCGGTTACGGCCGAACAACTCCAGACAGCCAAACCGCCAGCACCCGGGTACGGCTCACATCAGGGGAGGGCCAGCGCGCCGGGTCACGAGATGCTGGTGAACGAGGGTGCCGCCTTTCGGCTTCAGCTCCCTTCGGAGGCTATCGCGGAGTCCGCACTGGAACTGGAGATCGACTGGGTGGGCGATGTCGCGGTGCTCGAAGCCGACGGGCGGGTGATTGCCGACCGGTTCTGGGACGGCACTTCGTGGACGGTCGATCTGGGGCCAGCTGAGGAAGCCCCCCGCGAACTGATCCTCCGTGTCTTGCCCCTGCACCCTGACGCCCAGGTGTGGCTCGACCCCTCAGCCCGAACTGACCCGCAGGAGCAGGGCCTCATCAGCGCAGCTGTATATTCAGCTAGGGCTGTGCGCCACAGCGTCGCAGCCGTGAGCGCGCGACGAACCTGGATAACGCGATGA